One segment of Nostoc flagelliforme CCNUN1 DNA contains the following:
- the pdhA gene encoding pyruvate dehydrogenase (acetyl-transferring) E1 component subunit alpha: MVQERTLPTFNPATTHITKEEGLRLYEDMVLGRLFEDKCAEMYYRGKMFGFVHLYNGQEAVCSGVVQSMRPGEDYVCSTYRDHVHALSAGVPAKEVMAELFGKATGCSKGRGGSMHMFSAKHRLLGGYAFVAEGIPVAAGAAFQSKYRREVLGDKNADQVTACFFGDGAANNGQFFETLNMAALWKLPILFVVENNKWAIGMSHERATSQPEIYKKASAFNMVGVEVDGMDVLAVRAVAQEAVARARAGEGPTLIEALTYRFRGHSLADPDEMRSKAEKEFWFARDPIKKLAAYLLEQNLADEGEIKAIDRKIQDVIDEAVKFAESSPEPDPSELYRFVFAEDE; encoded by the coding sequence ATGGTTCAAGAGCGTACTTTACCCACATTTAATCCTGCTACTACGCATATTACTAAGGAAGAAGGGTTACGGTTGTATGAGGACATGGTGTTAGGGCGCTTGTTTGAAGACAAGTGCGCTGAAATGTACTACAGGGGCAAAATGTTTGGTTTTGTCCATTTGTACAACGGTCAAGAAGCCGTTTGCAGTGGTGTTGTGCAGTCAATGCGACCGGGTGAAGATTATGTTTGTAGTACTTACCGCGACCATGTTCATGCTCTCAGTGCCGGTGTACCAGCAAAAGAGGTAATGGCAGAATTATTTGGCAAAGCCACAGGTTGCAGCAAAGGACGCGGTGGTTCCATGCACATGTTTTCTGCCAAACATCGCTTGCTAGGTGGCTACGCTTTTGTGGCTGAGGGAATTCCTGTAGCAGCTGGAGCGGCTTTTCAAAGCAAATACCGCCGCGAAGTGCTGGGAGATAAAAATGCTGACCAAGTGACAGCTTGCTTTTTTGGTGACGGTGCAGCTAACAACGGTCAGTTTTTCGAGACGCTAAATATGGCAGCCTTATGGAAACTACCAATTCTTTTTGTAGTCGAAAATAATAAGTGGGCCATTGGGATGTCTCACGAACGAGCCACTTCTCAGCCAGAGATTTATAAAAAAGCTAGTGCATTTAACATGGTGGGCGTGGAAGTAGATGGCATGGATGTACTAGCAGTCAGAGCCGTGGCTCAAGAAGCTGTAGCCCGTGCCCGCGCAGGTGAAGGACCAACATTAATTGAGGCGCTTACCTACCGCTTCCGGGGTCACTCCTTGGCTGACCCAGATGAAATGCGAAGCAAAGCGGAGAAAGAATTTTGGTTCGCCCGTGACCCAATTAAAAAGTTGGCAGCTTATTTGTTGGAGCAAAACCTGGCGGATGAAGGAGAAATCAAAGCAATTGATCGTAAAATTCAGGATGTAATCGACGAAGCGGTTAAATTCGCCGAAAGCAGCCCCGAACCAGACCCTAGCGAGTTATATCGTTTCGTGTTTGCAGAAGACGAGTAA
- a CDS encoding aldose epimerase family protein — protein sequence MFSIAVQQQQYKTYILSDEGAGSQLEVVPERGGIITRWRIQGQEIFYLDTERFTHPELSVRGGNPILFPICGNLPDNTYTHNGQQYTLKQHGFARELPWKAAEQKTGDKASLTVVLDSNEQTKAVYPFDFQLAFTYELQGNTLEVRQQYKNLSSTPMPFSAGFHPYFLCGDKSQLELEIPSKQYQDNQTKEIHSFDGNFDFSRDEIDFAFGQLTSQSATAIDGSRKLKLTLDYDDFSTYLVFWTVKGKEFYCLEPWSATRNSLNTGDNLTVLAPGASHTASVRLTANFF from the coding sequence GTGTTTAGCATTGCAGTTCAACAGCAACAGTACAAGACTTACATTCTTTCTGACGAAGGTGCTGGTTCTCAGTTGGAAGTCGTACCAGAACGCGGTGGTATCATTACCCGTTGGCGCATTCAAGGGCAAGAAATTTTCTACCTGGACACTGAACGCTTTACTCATCCTGAGTTAAGTGTCAGAGGTGGGAATCCTATTTTGTTTCCTATTTGTGGCAATCTACCAGATAATACCTACACTCACAACGGGCAACAATATACTCTCAAACAACACGGTTTTGCGCGGGAATTGCCGTGGAAAGCAGCAGAACAGAAAACTGGAGATAAAGCTAGTCTCACCGTTGTTCTTGATAGCAATGAACAAACCAAAGCAGTTTATCCTTTTGATTTTCAACTGGCTTTCACCTACGAGCTTCAGGGTAATACCCTAGAAGTCCGCCAGCAGTATAAAAACTTGTCATCCACACCAATGCCTTTTTCGGCTGGTTTCCATCCCTACTTTCTGTGTGGTGATAAAAGTCAGTTAGAGCTGGAAATTCCCTCTAAGCAGTATCAAGACAATCAAACTAAGGAAATCCACTCTTTTGACGGCAATTTTGACTTTAGCCGTGATGAAATTGATTTTGCCTTTGGACAGTTAACGAGTCAATCGGCCACTGCCATAGATGGCAGCCGGAAGTTAAAACTCACCTTGGATTATGATGATTTCTCTACCTACCTGGTATTTTGGACAGTCAAAGGCAAAGAGTTCTACTGTCTAGAACCGTGGAGTGCCACCCGTAACTCTCTTAATACTGGTGATAACCTGACTGTGTTAGCACCAGGAGCTAGCCACACAGCATCTGTAAGGTTGACTGCTAATTTTTTCTAA